One window of the Labeo rohita strain BAU-BD-2019 chromosome 9, IGBB_LRoh.1.0, whole genome shotgun sequence genome contains the following:
- the LOC127171320 gene encoding serine/threonine-protein kinase pim-2: protein MGEGGCGTIYEGTRCNDGLKVALKCSMKMQDMPSLKVPGHPKHFPMEIGLMLKANEGPSIPQIIKLLDWVDDKDYYVMVIERPMPCMDLFSFVEFHGGKLDEGTARIIMRQAIDAAQTCCKRGVFHRDIKLENLLVKQDTMEVKLIDFGCGTLMTKFAFKDFQGTRVCCPPEFYMKGKYHAKPTTVWTLGFMLYEMLCGECPKPYDRHMISVNLWTRHGLSQECCQMICACLQPKPKNRLSLDKMHLHDWFKVTE, encoded by the exons ATGGGTGAAGGAGGATGTGGCACCATTTATGAAGGAACTCGCTGCAACGACGGACTTaag GTGGCTCTGAAATGTTCAATGAAGATGCAGGACATGCCATCTTTGAAAGTG CCTGGTCATCCCAAACACTTTCCCATGGAGATTGGCCTGATGCTCAAGGCCAATGAGGGTCCCAGCATTCCCCAGATTATTAAACTGCTTGACTGGGTGGACGACAAAGACTACTATGTGATGGTTATAGAGCGGCCCATGCCTTGCATGGACTTGTTTAGTTTTGTGGAATTCCATGGAGGAAAGCTTGACGAGGGGACGGCACGAATTATTATGCGGCAAGCCATTGATGCTGCTCAAACTTGCTGTAAACGTGGCGTCTTTCATCGTGATATAAAACTGGAGAACCTGCTGGTGAAGCAGGACACCATGGAGGTCAAATTAATTGACTTTGGGTGCGGAACGCTCATGACAAAATTTGCCTTCAAAGACTTTCAAG GCACAAGAGTGTGCTGTCCACCTGAGTTCTACATGAAGGGCAAGTACCATGCAAAACCGACGACAGTGTGGACACTAGGGTTCATGCTGTATGAAATGCTCTGTGGGGAATGTCCTAAACCCTACGACCGGCACATGATTAGTGTAAACCTCTGGACCAGACATGGCTTGTCACAAG AATGCTGCCAGATGATTTGTGCTTGCCTGCAGCCCAAGCCAAAGAACAGACTCAGTCTGGACAAGATGCATCTCCATGACTGGTTTAAG GTCACGGAGTAA